TTCTAAAAAAAGTATTGAGGCTGTCTCAAAGAATGTCACCAAAGAAAAAATTAATGAAGTAGCTCATAAAACATGGCCAGTTGTGAAAAAAGACCTGGAGATAGGGCTCGACGCTTCAATGAAAATGCTTGAAAAGGGTGATAAGGCAGTACAGGAGCTTTCTAAAAAGAGTACCCAGCACACAAAGAAATTCTCTCTATACCTTAAAAGAGAGAAGCATTACCATAATTTAGGGAAGATTGTTGCACATACACCGAAATCTCAGTGGAGTAAAGAAGAGAAAATAAAGGGATCCTTAAGTGATATTCATGATATGACCAAAGAAATGAAGCAGATAGAAGAAAAGATAAAACAATTAGCAAAGGAAAGCAAAAAGAACGAAGTAAAGAAAAAAAAATCATAAGGTGAGAGGAGGTATTTTATGGGGACAATTGCGCGATATATATTAGCTGTTTTTAGTATTATTTTTGTAGCATCAAGCGTATATGCAGGACAATTACAGAGTATTAAATACGTAAATGAAAAAAGTAGTGATAGAGATCAGGTTACTATTCAGGGGAAAATATTGAGATATACTGATGATGAAAAGTGTCTTCTCGGTGATGGAACGGGCAAGATAATATTGGATTTTGATGATGATAAAGCAATGGCACAGTTTAATGTTGGCGATAAATTACAGGTCTCAGGTGAAGTAGATACACATATACTTGGCGGCAAAGAAATAGAGGTTAAAGCTATAAAGCAACTTGGAAAAAAAACCCGCCTTCCAGGAATTAAAAAAGGCGAAAAAAGAGGCGTGGCGAAAAGATTAGAATCATTGCAAGGCTTATATGAAAATGGATTAATTTCAGAGGATGAGTATCAGTCTAAAAGAAAAGATATTTTAGAAGATTTATGAATAAAAATAATGTTCATAGGTACGTATGAATACATTTCATAAAAAGATTATTTCTGTCAGTGGATATGTGAATGAAGGAATTCTCTCATGACGTTATTTCAATGGTTTTCG
This region of Candidatus Ancaeobacter aquaticus genomic DNA includes:
- a CDS encoding NirD/YgiW/YdeI family stress tolerance protein — translated: MGTIARYILAVFSIIFVASSVYAGQLQSIKYVNEKSSDRDQVTIQGKILRYTDDEKCLLGDGTGKIILDFDDDKAMAQFNVGDKLQVSGEVDTHILGGKEIEVKAIKQLGKKTRLPGIKKGEKRGVAKRLESLQGLYENGLISEDEYQSKRKDILEDL